The sequence below is a genomic window from Dermochelys coriacea isolate rDerCor1 chromosome 17, rDerCor1.pri.v4, whole genome shotgun sequence.
TTTGAAAAATTCCAGCCTTCATGTCACTATGCCTCGGTGTAGCACTAATGGGTTTtgggagagagctgggttcaTCTTCAATCTTATAAAAAGAATGGCTGAAATAGGATCTTtgggagagcagagagagaagacAGATAAGGGATGAGTTACTCCAAAGGAACTAAAGATGAAGCACCAAGTTTACGGTGTGTTAGGATCTGGGGTTATGGTTTGGAACCTTCTCTACATAAGAGTTTATAGCAgtaggaaataaaaaaaaccctattgtGCTTTTCATGTTCAAACCACTTCACCAAGATAAAATTACATAACCCTCAGAGAGCCCATATGAGGTAGGCatttacccccattttatagatggggaaatggaggctcagagaAGTGCAGCAACTTGCACAGCTTGCCTGGTCCTTAGACTACAGCTCTGTAACAATAGGTACTATCCAAAACAGTATTTTCTGAAGAGCACTTAAAATGTCACATTACGAAAACGCTGCCAGATTCACCATTGGTGCAACGACTTCTGCTTAGTAAAGTGATGGGTTTGGCCCACTCATATGGTCCGCTCCATTCTGACTGGTTAACCATGTGAATTGAGTGCACACACATTTTCACATCAGTAAGGTGGAACCTCCTTCCGGGAGGACAGGGTTGTCTTCATTTACTCTTCTTTAGTCCACTTCTCTGTTCAGGCCCTTCTGCCCTTTTCCTTCTCCAATCACAGATCTCTGAGTAGCTACATGATTGGCATTTCCATGCTTCCTCAATTTCCACTCCCTGTACCTCCCTTTGTCCTTTCCAGTAAGCAAGGTAgtactgtgctctctctctctcaccttttcTTCTTCAAACTGAACCACCTCTGTCCCGAGCAGGGTGTTACTTTCCTGGTGGCTGTATTCGATTTTCAAACAGTCAATGCTGGGGATGTCAGAGAGTGTCATATTTAGATACATCAGCTCCAGAAGGTCCCCAAAGCAGGTTACCGTGAATCCTATTTTCTGAGCGTGTTCCTTAATGTGCGATCCCAGTGGCTGCTCCGGCCTCAGATGGATGTGACTTGTGATAACATCTGGTTTCAGTTGTCCTTGCACCATGGcatcaaaaatgtatttatacaaaCAGATCTGaaatgggggaagaaaaaaaagataattaaatagataaataatagATAATAAACAACCCACTATAGCAAAATGCGTTATAGAATGCGACAAGCTGGGTTGTACTcccctaggctatgtctacacttacagctaGGGGTGGGAATCCCAGCTTGTACAGACATACTCCACTTTCACTCACctgaactagcatgctaaaaataataggGCAACACCGGCAGCAGTGGCACAGGTTAGTCGCCATGAGTATGTACCCTCCAGGTTCAGAGGGGTTTGGACTCTGAGCGGCAGGCCCAATCTGCTGCTGTCCACGCTCCACTAATTTTAGCTCAGATGAGAGCAAGCATGAGTATGTCTGCACGAGCTGGGAATCCACCCCTTCGCTCAGAGGTAGGTATAGCCTCAGGCTTCACTGGAAACTTCTGCCCTAAACCATCAGGCTACTCAGTGCAATACTTCCTTGGAAGCTGAGTGTATTATACATAGAAATGCCCATTCCATAAGGTTATATGTCAGCTCCAAATAAATGAATCGCCCAGGAAAATGTGGAGAAGCTAGTAATAGAAGTTATTTGCATGTACATTTTTAGGTGTAAATAAAGTGTGTTCAAAATTGAGGTGTGAGTCTGACAGAATGAGTCTTAATCAGCTGAACTTTAAAAGGTGGGGTTTTCACAGCTGCCCTAATTCTAAACAGGAAGCAGGCAGCCAAATAAATCCTTTAGGCAGCTTTGATGATACACAGTTGAAAGCAGATCTCAAATTACATGAATAGGATGcacttgtaattaaaataaaaacttaatGTTGCACAACCAATCCAAGTGCTGTGGGATTTGATGGCAATAGTTTAGTAGGTGACGTATGTCTCTGCAAGTCAGCATTGAACCAATGATCTGGGGGGCCATGGACTGCTGGAGTTCCATCTTTTGAATGAGATGCTAAACCAGTGTCCTGACAACCTGTCTTTAAAGATCCTAGGACACTTTTCCCAAGAGAAGGGTTGTTAACGCTGATGCCTGGTCTGAATTCCAGTTTGGGTTGTTACACTCCACCTACATGGAGTTCCCCTTCTAGATTCAACTGAATACTTCCCGTCCTAACCAGCTGTGTAAAATGGTGGCTGGCTTTCAAACAGCTGTTCTCTTTCattccagagatggctgcaaTTCACATATAATTTATACAATAATCTGTAGAATGTTTTTGGTGTAAGAGGAACAATATAAATACATGGTCATTACATTACACTACTTCTTTAGGAACCCATCAGTCGCTTGTTTTCTGAACCCGCACGCAACCACCTGGAATACAAAATGGGATACCTGTACATTTTATGAGGCTCGCATGGCTTTTGATTGAAGATTTAAGTAACACTGCAGACTTCTTGGAATTGGACTACAGATGCATTTTAAGAATTTGTATTTAGACACCTGATTAAGAGAATCCTTGCATGACTCCCCAAGgagtttcagttttaataatctaaggtgGTTATTAGAAATTCAGGCAAgggaatttaaaatatatatttttgtcttgACAATCTCTAATTGTTATCCTTTCAAGCTAGCACAAGGATCACAACAAATTCTTATATataaactttctctctctctgacacacacacacacatacccacacccagtaaaacaaagattaaaaaaaattatgacaaTACCTTTTGCCTTCCTACATACCTGCTTGTAGAACTGGAATCACAGAAAGAAGATTCAGTATTTTTATTGCCCATGAATCTTCCTTGCTGGTCATAGGTACTTTCACTACATCATGAACTTCTAGTTCTGGTTTCAAAAGAGATaaaacaattattattttttatcacaGTCCTGCCTTGAGGCTGCAACTGATCTCTgggtcccattgtgcaaggcaccaTGAAGCATGGTAAAAGAGCTTcagtgtaaataaacaagatagaCAACAGGTGGGAAGGGAATCAGGCACAGAGATGAGTACCCAAGGGTACTCAACAGATCAGTtggagagccaggaatagaagaacccctgtctcctgacccccagtccagtgccctctcTATGAAAATAACCACCAATGTTAGAAAACGGTACAAAATTAGGCTTCTTTCCTCGACCCTGGTGCAATATATCAATCCACTGAGGACTACAaggaacattttcttttttccagggACACCCGTAAATTAAATATAGTCCAGAAGTGGGCATAGTAGGATAGTTAATGCAGTGTCTGTTATACTGCTCTTTAATGCAAGTATATGCTTTTGGGTGGCTCTTATGAGACTAGAAGGTGAAACTCGGCTTGCTGTTATACCTGTGCATCCATGCTGACATCAATAGAGTTGTACAGGTATAGCTGTGGGTAGCATTTGACCCAGCACATTACAAGTAAATGAATTTGTTCACAAACatattaaaaagagaaggagtacttgtggcacctttgagactaacaaatttatttgagcataagctttcgtgagctacagctcacttcatcggatgcatccgatgaagtgagctgtagctcacgaaagcttatgctcaaataaatttgttagtctctaaggtgccacaagtactccttttcttttttgcgaatacagactaacacggctgctactctgaaatattaaaGCTTTACAAAATCTTTGCAGAAAACATAATGAAACAATGCACTGTATAATAAACTACACAGAAGAGGCTggggagaaataaaacaaaatagaagTTTTTACTGCAGCATCCCGGTTGTGTTACCTCTTGCTAGATGTATGCTCTTCCCTGTGTTTAATAACATGACTGTCTCTGGTGCCTGCAGCTGAGGGAGCTACCTCCCATAAACCATTTGTTGTTCACACCAACTCTGAGTGGACAAATCAGTCACGCAAAGGTAGTTCAGGTCATATTTTTCCAGGGGAGTCTGTGCTCTCTTTCTTTTCACCCTCCTGGATTCCAGAGGCAGGTCGCTTGAGGAGTTTGGCTTTCCAGAGTTTCTATAATGAAATACCTTAATTGTTTCCCCCCCTTCTAGagtactttaaaaatacaattgtttTGCAGTTTGCATGGTAAGTTTCTCCGGCAAAGCCACTAGcacaaagatgaaatagtaaatTGATGAGCAATATCAGTCTCTCTTTAAAGTCTGTGCCAAGTTAGGGACACATTGGTATAGTTCCTACTGTCCTCTGTGAAAGCCCCATTAAGGAGCAGTCGTTTATTTTCAGTGAGCATGAGCCAGATTAGGGCAAGTTTGGACCTGTCTCACACCCTCCCATGGGAATGTCCAGCTCAGCCCCGGGGCAAAAGGAAAGTCTCCCTGAGTTAGGAATCCAGATGCTGGGAGCAGGGAACAATTGCTTGGATGGAGATTTGATCTTCAGGACACCTTGGGGAGGCTAcaagcctgggctcccccccagccctgtttAAAGCAGGGGGCCAGTTCGCTGGCCCCTGCCTTCGGGAGCGAAGGGGGTACAGGACCCTACCCTGCTGTGGCAAGCACCCAGGATGCACCCCAATTTCGGGGCTGCTTCCCAGAGGCCTGGAGGGGGGAGGTGCAGCTCTTCTAGGAGCAGCCAAAGAAGGCCCCCTTCCCGCAATGGGAAGAGCCATTGCAGGCTGGAATTGGGATGTAGCATGAGGGGGGTAAGCTCCGGGAGCTGTCGCCCCTCTAGGCTTGGGGGGGGGCGGTTTACAGGCGAACCCCAAAGCTGGCAGGGGGGGTGCAGCGCCTACCCCGGCTGCAGCGTGTCGTCCCCCGCCTCCTTCAGCAGCCGCAGCAGCTCGGAGTCGCTGAGCTCGCCAGGCTTGGAGCCCGGCCCCGCCATGGACGCTGGAATCGCAGCCCCTGCTCCACTTCCCCCTGCGCGCTGGGGCGAGCACGGCtcggaggaggggcggggggctgaTCTCCACCCCCgtcccttccctccagctccaGTCCCCTGCCATGGTGTTCTCCATCCTGCTCCCCTTCTCTCGTCCCATCCCCTAGGACCCAGCACAGCGGAGACCGCAGAAATGGGCATGAATAAGGACCAGTAATAAAGACACGGGGTCAGCACCCAAGCCCCCTGAGAAGCCCAGCCCCAGCAGAGGCATTATGCATTGTATCCCGCCCCCCAGCAGAGGTTTCTGGCTCTTTTACTCTTCACGTCCAGCTTGTCCAGCCAATATCAGGGAATGGAAAGGCAGGGTATTGTACCAGGCCACAGGCTGTATTTGATATTAAACTGATACTCCCCCCGCATTTAGCAAATCCTGATTTGGCCTTCCTCAAGCAGCCTCACCAACTCTCCTGAATTTACTGCGATCCTGGCAGCATGGGGTGTCTTttgtaaagccccagctcctggattcatggCCCTGCAAATCCGCAGATAACTGCTTTATATCCACGGACCCATTTTGGGGGAATTGCAGATACAAATTTTTTAGCCGTGGAGGGCCCTAGTCATGTGAATACGTGAGAGTttcatctttcattaaaaaaaaaagtttctagcagaaaaaaaaaagcttgaaattgTGATCCAAGTGCACTCtcaaggctcaaaaagcagaagtcaAAACAATATATATAGAGGGTTCACctcatttgttttaaaagctcatgcttttttaagccaatctcatgatattttcatagattcatagatactaaggtcagaagggaccattttgatcatctagtccgacctcctgcacagctcaggccacagtatctcacccacccactcctactaaaaacctcacctgtgtctgagctattgaagtccttaaatcatggtttaaagacttcatggaGCAGAAAGCCTCccgcaagtgacccatgccccatgctacagaggaaggcgaaaaacctccagggcctctccaatctgccctggaggaaaattccttcccgaccccaaatatggcaatcagctaaaccctgagcatatgggcaagattcaccagccagatactacagaaaattctttcctgggtaactcagatcccatccatctaatatcccatctcaggggattaggcctatttaccctgaatatttaaagatcaattacttaccaaaatcccattatcccatcataccatctcctccataaacttatcaagtagaatcttaaaaccagatagatcttttgcccccactgcttcccttggaaggctattccaaaacttcactcctctgatggttagaaaccttcgtctaatttcaagtctaaacttcctggtggccagtttatacccatttgttcttgtgtccacattggtgctgagcttaaataattcctttccctctcctgtatttatccctctgatatatttatagagagcaatcatatctcccctcaaccttcttttagttaggctaaacaagccaagctccttaagtctcctttcataaggcaagttttccattcctcggatcagcctagtagcccttctctgtacctgctccagtttgaattcatcctttttaaacatgggagaccagaactgcacacagtattctaggtgaggtctcaccagtgccttgtataacggtactaaaacctccttatccctactggaaatgcctctcctgatgcatcccaaaaccgcattagcttttttcacagccatatcacattggcagctcatagtcatcctatgatcaaccaatactccaaggtccttctcctcttccgttatttctaattgatgcgtccccaacttataactaaaattcttgttattaatccctaaatgcataaccttacacttactattaaatttcatcctattactattactccagtttacaaggtcatccagatcctcctgtataatatcctgatccttctctgaattggcaatacctcccagctttgcatcatctgcaaactttattagcacactcccactttttgtgccaaggtcagtaataaaaagattaaataagattggtcccaaaaccgatccctgaggaactccactgtaacctccctccaacctgacagttcgcctttcagtaggacccgttgcagtctcccctttaaccaattccttatccaccttttgatgttcatattgatccccatcttctccagtttaactaataattccccatgtggcacggtatcaaatgccttactgaaatctaggtaaatgagacccactgcatttccttta
It includes:
- the EXO5 gene encoding LOW QUALITY PROTEIN: exonuclease V (The sequence of the model RefSeq protein was modified relative to this genomic sequence to represent the inferred CDS: substituted 1 base at 1 genomic stop codon), which gives rise to MAGPGSKPGELSDSELLRLLKEAGDDTLQPGNSGKPNSSSDLPLESRRVKRKRAQTPLEKYDLNYLCVTDLSTQSWCEQQMVYGRXLPQLQAPETVMLLNTGKSIHLARELEVHDVVKVPMTSKEDSWAIKILNLLSVIPVLQADLFV